A genomic stretch from Candidatus Flexicrinis proximus includes:
- a CDS encoding ATP-binding cassette domain-containing protein, with translation MRMRRRRGPALNGEERDDLTHVPMQWRRMIGYLGPYKLRLMISLLALVISAGISLIFPQVIGQVIDSIFVSGETARLDNITLALLAVFLLRSFTTLIENYNLSYIGENIVTDLRKQLFRHLQTLSLGFFTSRRVGELLSRISSDVTVMRGAITGNLNTLLQQSVILTGSIVLMVALNWRLTAFLLVILPVIIAAGFGIGAVLQRYSTRVQDELAASTVVTEEVLQNVKEVKSFVRESFEAGRYESALGKALKSALMVARFQSAFSALMAFLAFGSLAMFLWFGGREVLAGRLSAGELITFLFYGISVGGSFASLVGLYAQFQQALGATKRVFQLIDERPDVKDAPDAVAIGHAEGRVTFDAVDFTYDGKIDVLKGVDLDIAPGEIVALVGPSGAGKSTLFSLIPRFYDPTSGAVLLDGHDIRTLTQASARAQIGIVPQETLLFGGTIRENILYGRLNATEAEMIAAAQGANAHQFITELPDKYETVVGERGVRLSGGQRQRVAIARAILKDPRILLLDEATSSLDSESEYLVQEALSRLMQNRTTIIIAHRLSTIRVADRIAVLDKGRIVELGTHNELMARDGLYARLYEMQFRDEDSEPAPAS, from the coding sequence ATGCGGATGCGGCGCCGGCGTGGACCGGCTCTTAACGGTGAAGAACGCGATGATCTGACCCACGTGCCGATGCAATGGCGGCGGATGATTGGGTATCTCGGACCCTATAAACTGCGGCTGATGATCTCGCTGCTGGCATTGGTGATCAGCGCGGGAATTAGTCTGATCTTCCCGCAGGTCATCGGCCAGGTGATCGACTCGATATTTGTGAGCGGTGAAACGGCCCGCCTGGACAACATCACACTGGCACTGCTGGCTGTCTTCCTGCTGCGCTCTTTCACTACGCTGATTGAGAACTACAATCTCAGCTATATAGGCGAGAATATCGTCACCGACCTGCGTAAGCAATTGTTCCGTCACCTGCAGACCCTTTCGCTTGGCTTCTTCACTTCGCGGCGTGTGGGCGAGCTGTTGAGCAGGATCAGCAGCGACGTGACCGTTATGCGCGGTGCAATTACCGGCAACCTCAACACCCTGCTCCAGCAGTCGGTCATCCTGACCGGCTCGATCGTTCTGATGGTTGCCCTGAACTGGCGGCTGACGGCTTTCCTGCTCGTCATCCTGCCGGTGATCATCGCAGCCGGTTTCGGGATCGGCGCGGTCCTCCAGCGCTATTCGACCCGCGTGCAGGATGAACTTGCCGCGTCGACCGTCGTCACCGAGGAAGTCCTCCAGAATGTGAAGGAGGTCAAGAGTTTTGTCCGCGAATCGTTCGAGGCCGGTCGTTACGAGAGCGCGTTGGGCAAAGCCCTTAAGTCGGCGCTGATGGTCGCGCGGTTCCAGTCGGCCTTCAGCGCGTTGATGGCCTTTCTGGCTTTTGGATCGCTGGCGATGTTTCTGTGGTTTGGAGGCCGAGAAGTTCTGGCCGGCCGGCTGTCGGCCGGCGAACTGATCACCTTCCTATTTTATGGGATTTCTGTCGGGGGGAGCTTTGCTTCACTTGTCGGGCTTTACGCGCAGTTCCAGCAGGCGCTTGGTGCGACCAAACGCGTATTCCAGTTAATTGACGAGCGACCCGACGTGAAGGATGCGCCGGATGCTGTCGCCATCGGGCACGCCGAGGGTCGCGTCACCTTCGACGCGGTCGACTTCACCTATGATGGCAAGATCGATGTGCTGAAGGGCGTTGACCTTGACATAGCGCCGGGCGAGATCGTCGCCCTTGTCGGCCCCAGCGGTGCGGGGAAATCCACGCTGTTCAGCCTGATTCCGCGTTTTTATGACCCCACCTCAGGCGCGGTACTGCTTGACGGACATGATATCCGCACGCTGACGCAAGCCAGCGCCCGCGCTCAGATCGGTATTGTCCCGCAGGAGACGCTGCTGTTTGGCGGCACCATCCGCGAGAATATCCTTTACGGGCGTCTGAACGCGACTGAAGCGGAGATGATTGCCGCGGCTCAGGGGGCCAATGCACACCAGTTCATCACCGAACTGCCGGACAAATACGAGACAGTGGTGGGGGAACGCGGCGTGCGTCTGTCAGGCGGGCAGCGTCAGCGCGTCGCGATCGCCCGCGCTATCCTGAAGGACCCACGAATTCTGCTCCTGGACGAAGCGACCAGCAGTCTTGACAGCGAAAGCGAGTATCTGGTGCAGGAGGCACTTTCGCGCCTGATGCAGAACCGCACGACCATCATCATCGCGCATCGCCTGAGCACCATCCGCGTGGCAGACCGGATCGCTGTCCTGGATAAAGGCCGCATCGTCGAGCTAGGTACACACAACGAACTCATGGCGCGTGACGGCCTTTATGCCAGACTCTATGAGATGCAGTTCCGCGACGAGGACAGCGAACCCGCGCCAGCAAGCTAG
- a CDS encoding alpha/beta fold hydrolase yields MLKRMLLTMIAAITLVGGATAQDSAGSILLVPFTDNSYGITGVVPSSWTQYSAGLWLREEPPQTLLAQQGIVGDFNEIVGALLDQLGISELPQPDGTVSANGLDWAVYSIEGPAGTNILVDFALTTQGASVYIVILQADASERDALREAVFIPAVNALTPIEVVAVVPDDAGYTAENVTFNSGVIPLSGTLTLPTQEGPHPAIILISGSGAQDRDETLAGIQFAPFALIADHLTRAGIAVLRYDDRGYGRSGGDYASATIEDFADDAEAALTYLLTRPEIDATRIGVLGHSEGGVVAANMVEAGAPVAFYVLMAGPAVNGADLLAEQNRRLYAAEGQTEEAAESQIAFITEMFPLILNGDSLGVSLLLDSRIREQLASLTEEQLAQIGDVEAFIEQTVRGQLTDFSRPWWPYFLRYDPAEAWVTVSVPVLAVFGELDTQVDADQNATALQTALEASPASSSFEIVTLDGANHLFQLAATGGVSEYAVLQPRFIDAFLPTITEWILEQTAQP; encoded by the coding sequence ATGCTGAAACGAATGTTGCTCACAATGATCGCTGCCATCACCCTCGTCGGTGGTGCGACGGCTCAGGACTCCGCAGGATCGATCCTGCTCGTGCCGTTTACAGACAATTCTTACGGCATTACCGGCGTGGTTCCAAGCAGCTGGACGCAATACTCCGCTGGTCTGTGGCTGCGAGAGGAACCACCGCAGACGCTGCTGGCGCAGCAGGGCATCGTCGGCGACTTCAACGAAATTGTCGGCGCGCTGCTGGATCAACTGGGGATTTCAGAGCTGCCGCAGCCGGATGGCACCGTCAGTGCAAACGGACTCGACTGGGCGGTGTATTCGATCGAAGGACCCGCCGGAACGAACATTCTGGTCGATTTCGCATTGACGACCCAGGGCGCGTCAGTCTATATCGTCATACTCCAGGCAGACGCAAGTGAACGAGACGCGCTGCGTGAAGCGGTATTCATTCCCGCGGTGAACGCATTAACGCCGATCGAAGTCGTAGCGGTCGTGCCGGACGATGCCGGTTACACGGCTGAGAACGTGACGTTCAACAGCGGCGTCATTCCATTGTCAGGCACCCTGACGCTGCCCACACAGGAAGGGCCGCATCCGGCCATCATCCTGATCTCTGGAAGCGGAGCGCAGGACCGCGACGAAACACTGGCCGGTATACAATTTGCGCCGTTTGCGCTGATTGCCGACCATCTGACCCGTGCCGGAATCGCCGTCCTGCGTTACGACGACCGCGGGTACGGCCGGTCAGGTGGCGATTACGCGAGCGCGACGATTGAGGATTTCGCGGATGATGCTGAAGCCGCGCTTACCTACCTGCTCACACGACCGGAGATCGACGCGACACGCATTGGCGTACTGGGACACAGCGAAGGCGGCGTGGTTGCAGCGAATATGGTCGAAGCCGGTGCGCCCGTTGCCTTCTATGTTCTGATGGCCGGGCCAGCGGTGAATGGCGCCGACCTGCTGGCTGAACAGAACCGGAGACTGTATGCCGCTGAGGGCCAGACTGAGGAAGCAGCCGAATCGCAGATTGCCTTTATCACGGAGATGTTCCCGCTGATCCTGAATGGCGACTCGCTGGGCGTTTCCCTGCTGCTTGACTCAAGAATCCGGGAACAACTTGCATCGCTGACCGAAGAGCAGCTCGCACAGATCGGTGATGTAGAAGCGTTTATCGAGCAAACGGTGCGCGGCCAGCTCACCGATTTCAGCCGGCCGTGGTGGCCATACTTCCTGCGCTACGATCCGGCTGAGGCGTGGGTGACGGTCAGCGTGCCGGTGCTGGCGGTTTTCGGCGAACTGGACACGCAGGTGGATGCCGACCAGAACGCGACCGCGCTGCAAACAGCGCTCGAAGCGTCGCCCGCATCCAGCAGCTTTGAGATCGTCACGCTGGACGGAGCCAACCACCTGTTCCAACTGGCGGCCACCGGCGGCGTCAGCGAATATGCGGTATTGCAGCCGCGCTTCATCGACGCCTTCCTGCCAACGATCACGGAATGGATCCTGGAACAGACCGCGCAGCCCTGA
- a CDS encoding HEAT repeat domain-containing protein, giving the protein MPKRRSKPIEPYLAGLQDPDYKVRREAVKGLRQTRNPDAYPYLVAALKDTTIAVIYHAIRGLEELGDPRSIPELLKMLGRKSSCDVCDEVGAALVAFGEVAVPALIETLKSPSARARAVVATCLQRIGDRRAIEPLIALLNDPEPWPLSAALSALWDFRDERSREPLAAFVARPDEVIPSDSTFSGYDRKRSAAFALAELGDPRAIDVLARSFDQVQRACIYTIQQLGKIDDPRVRPLIQRYIDEDPESLCASQARATLEHLAARGL; this is encoded by the coding sequence ATGCCCAAGCGTCGATCGAAGCCGATTGAACCCTACCTTGCCGGTCTGCAGGATCCGGATTACAAAGTGCGCCGCGAGGCGGTCAAAGGATTGCGCCAAACCCGCAATCCCGATGCATACCCCTATCTGGTGGCTGCGCTGAAAGACACGACCATTGCCGTCATCTACCACGCGATTCGCGGCCTCGAAGAGCTTGGCGACCCGCGATCGATCCCCGAGCTTCTCAAGATGCTGGGCAGGAAAAGCAGCTGCGATGTCTGTGACGAGGTGGGGGCGGCGCTGGTCGCCTTCGGCGAGGTGGCTGTCCCGGCGCTGATCGAGACTCTGAAGTCGCCCTCAGCCCGTGCCCGTGCGGTTGTCGCGACCTGTCTCCAGCGCATTGGTGATCGGCGCGCCATAGAACCGCTGATCGCGCTGCTGAACGACCCCGAGCCGTGGCCGCTGAGCGCGGCATTATCAGCCTTGTGGGACTTTCGCGATGAGCGATCGCGCGAGCCGCTTGCCGCTTTCGTCGCACGTCCGGATGAGGTCATACCGTCCGACTCAACGTTCAGCGGCTACGACCGCAAACGGTCGGCTGCCTTCGCGCTGGCTGAATTGGGCGACCCTCGTGCCATCGATGTGCTGGCCCGGTCGTTCGACCAGGTCCAGCGTGCCTGCATCTATACCATCCAGCAGCTCGGCAAGATCGATGACCCGCGCGTACGCCCGCTCATCCAGAGGTACATCGACGAAGACCCGGAAAGCCTATGCGCCTCGCAAGCCCGCGCTACGCTGGAGCATCTGGCGGCGCGGGGCCTGTAA
- the uvrC gene encoding excinuclease ABC subunit UvrC: protein MSYETPENIKQILRTLPTKPGCYLMKDISGRIIYVGKAKVLKNRVPNYFTKNADHTPKTLKMRSLVAEIEVIVTETEVQALILEETLIKQHQPRYNILLKDDKHYPYIRVTWQTAYPKVETTRRVVKDGARYFGPYAAMWAVQNTLRVLRKAFPYLTCDRVITGSDERACLFHDIGLCNAPCIGMVNQEQYRAMIAELMDVLAGKSERVTSRLMREMEAAADDLHFEKAAVLRDQLKAIEYITQRHKAISTTMTDHDVIAIARDEKTAVVQILFIREGKLIGSDSRSLDNFEGETESEMLEQFMTQFYSETQEIPREIILPDEVEEARIIERWLSDKRSGAKVQITVPKRGNKVDLIGMAKENASEALRMMKAQWEADTTKQESGLAELQAALGLPTPPARVECYDISTTQGTAIVASRVVFAHGVASKGEYRRFNIRSVDHTGPDDYQSMREALSRRFSRYNMLKDEPVNTAPGKDDRDATWRVLPDLLLIDGGKGQLGVAVEVLQAFELFGRVPVAALAKQFEEIYLPGNPNPIVLPRQSQGLYLVQRIRDEAHRFAITSHRARRDKAGMVSLLDNVPGVGPNKRKALLAAFGNSISAIRNASIEELTTVKGINKKLAEQIKSVL from the coding sequence ATGTCTTACGAAACCCCTGAAAACATCAAGCAGATCCTGCGGACGCTGCCGACAAAACCCGGCTGTTACCTGATGAAGGACATCAGCGGCCGCATCATCTATGTCGGGAAAGCGAAAGTTCTCAAGAATCGCGTCCCAAATTACTTCACCAAGAACGCCGACCATACGCCAAAGACGCTCAAGATGCGGTCGCTGGTGGCGGAGATCGAGGTCATCGTCACTGAGACCGAAGTGCAGGCGCTGATCCTTGAGGAAACACTGATCAAGCAGCACCAGCCGCGCTACAACATCCTGCTCAAAGACGACAAGCACTACCCGTATATCCGGGTGACGTGGCAAACGGCCTATCCAAAAGTCGAGACGACCCGGCGGGTGGTCAAGGACGGCGCGCGCTATTTTGGACCTTATGCGGCAATGTGGGCGGTCCAGAACACGCTGCGCGTTCTGCGAAAAGCCTTCCCATACCTCACCTGCGACCGGGTGATCACCGGCAGCGACGAACGCGCATGCCTGTTTCATGACATCGGCCTGTGCAACGCGCCGTGCATCGGCATGGTCAATCAGGAACAATATCGCGCCATGATCGCGGAGCTGATGGACGTGCTGGCCGGCAAGTCCGAGCGCGTGACCAGCCGGCTGATGCGCGAAATGGAAGCAGCTGCCGATGATCTGCATTTCGAAAAAGCGGCTGTGCTGCGTGACCAGCTAAAGGCGATCGAGTACATCACACAGCGGCACAAAGCCATTAGTACGACGATGACCGACCATGATGTGATCGCGATTGCGCGCGATGAAAAGACCGCCGTCGTGCAAATCCTGTTCATCCGTGAGGGCAAATTGATCGGCAGCGACAGCCGGAGCCTCGATAACTTCGAAGGCGAGACCGAGTCGGAAATGCTCGAACAGTTCATGACGCAGTTTTACAGCGAGACGCAGGAAATCCCGCGCGAAATCATCTTGCCGGACGAGGTGGAAGAAGCGCGCATTATCGAGCGCTGGCTGTCGGACAAGCGAAGCGGCGCAAAAGTACAGATTACGGTTCCAAAACGCGGGAATAAAGTCGACCTGATCGGCATGGCCAAGGAAAACGCATCGGAAGCGCTGCGTATGATGAAGGCGCAGTGGGAAGCAGATACGACTAAACAGGAGTCGGGACTGGCTGAGCTGCAGGCCGCGCTGGGGCTGCCGACCCCACCCGCCCGCGTCGAATGTTACGACATCAGCACGACTCAAGGAACGGCAATCGTCGCCAGCCGGGTCGTATTCGCGCACGGGGTCGCATCCAAAGGCGAATACCGGCGGTTCAACATCCGCTCGGTCGACCATACCGGGCCTGACGACTATCAGTCGATGCGTGAGGCCTTGAGCCGCCGGTTCAGCCGCTACAACATGCTCAAAGACGAGCCGGTGAACACCGCTCCGGGGAAGGACGATCGGGATGCAACTTGGCGCGTCCTGCCGGACCTGCTGCTGATCGACGGCGGCAAGGGGCAGCTCGGCGTTGCGGTGGAGGTTCTGCAGGCATTCGAGCTGTTTGGACGCGTTCCGGTCGCTGCTCTGGCCAAACAATTCGAGGAAATCTACCTTCCGGGCAACCCGAATCCCATCGTGCTGCCGCGCCAGAGCCAGGGCTTGTATCTGGTTCAGCGCATCCGTGACGAGGCGCACCGTTTCGCCATCACATCGCACCGTGCGCGCCGCGACAAGGCCGGGATGGTGAGCCTGCTGGATAATGTACCGGGGGTCGGACCGAATAAGCGTAAGGCGCTGCTGGCGGCGTTCGGCAATTCGATTTCTGCCATCCGCAACGCCAGTATCGAAGAACTGACCACCGTCAAAGGCATCAACAAGAAGCTGGCCGAGCAGATCAAGTCGGTGCTTTAG